Proteins encoded within one genomic window of Variovorax sp. OAS795:
- a CDS encoding MATE family efflux transporter: MTGERGLIARHAGTVLVGQLAVMAFGVTDTIVAGRYAESALAALSVGAAIFISVFVSLMGVLQALLPVWAELHGADRRSEVGRSVRQSLYLSGITIAIGMAVLLFPGAVLRWTQVPPDMRAGVEAYLAVLAFALPPALLFRLFSTLNQGLGKPQVVTSLQLGSLAVKLPLSIWFTFGGAGLPAMGLVGCAWATLCVNWTMLACAVWLLRSSAFYRDYRLWERIEAPDWRQIRQFASLGIPGGLAVLVEVTSFTLMALFIARLGTAAAAAHQIASNLLAVAYMVPLSLGIATSARVSFWLGAGQAAKARRACRMGFELTALCALFFAGALVALRFQLAHVYSDNPAVIALAAALLLVVAVYHLADALQTLCVFVLRCYRVTLVPLVIYCTLLWGFGLGGSYLLAYRGLGPWPAMQSPLAFWLMSTGALAVTALLFGALLRWTMRRSARR; the protein is encoded by the coding sequence GTGACTGGCGAACGAGGCCTGATCGCGCGGCATGCCGGCACGGTGCTGGTCGGCCAGTTGGCCGTGATGGCGTTCGGCGTGACCGACACCATCGTGGCCGGACGCTACGCCGAAAGCGCGCTCGCCGCGCTGTCGGTCGGTGCGGCCATCTTCATCAGCGTGTTCGTCTCGCTCATGGGCGTGCTGCAGGCCTTGCTGCCCGTGTGGGCGGAGCTGCACGGCGCCGACCGCCGCAGCGAAGTGGGCCGCTCGGTGCGGCAGTCGCTCTACCTGAGCGGCATCACCATTGCCATCGGCATGGCGGTGCTGCTGTTTCCCGGCGCCGTGTTGCGATGGACCCAGGTGCCTCCAGACATGCGCGCGGGCGTGGAGGCCTACCTGGCGGTGCTTGCCTTCGCGCTTCCGCCCGCCTTGCTGTTTCGCCTCTTCAGCACGCTGAATCAGGGCCTCGGCAAGCCGCAAGTAGTCACCTCGCTGCAGCTGGGCTCGCTGGCCGTGAAACTGCCGCTGTCGATCTGGTTCACCTTCGGCGGCGCCGGCCTGCCCGCCATGGGGCTGGTGGGTTGCGCCTGGGCCACGCTGTGCGTGAACTGGACCATGCTGGCCTGTGCGGTGTGGCTGCTGCGCAGCAGCGCCTTCTACAGGGACTACCGCCTCTGGGAGCGCATCGAGGCACCCGACTGGCGGCAGATCCGCCAATTCGCGAGCCTGGGCATTCCGGGCGGCCTGGCGGTGCTGGTGGAGGTGACCTCGTTCACGCTGATGGCGCTCTTCATCGCGCGCCTGGGCACGGCCGCCGCTGCCGCGCACCAGATCGCATCGAACCTGCTGGCGGTGGCCTACATGGTGCCGCTCTCGCTCGGCATCGCCACCAGCGCGCGGGTGAGCTTCTGGCTGGGCGCCGGCCAAGCGGCCAAGGCCCGCCGCGCCTGCCGCATGGGCTTCGAGCTCACGGCGCTGTGTGCCCTGTTCTTCGCGGGCGCGCTGGTGGCGCTGCGCTTTCAGCTGGCTCATGTGTATTCCGACAACCCGGCCGTGATCGCGCTTGCCGCGGCCCTGCTGCTGGTGGTCGCTGTCTACCACCTGGCCGATGCGCTCCAGACGCTGTGCGTGTTCGTGCTGCGCTGCTACCGGGTCACGCTGGTGCCGCTGGTCATCTATTGCACGCTGCTCTGGGGCTTCGGGCTCGGCGGGAGCTACCTGCTCGCCTACCGGGGCCTGGGGCCGTGGCCCGCGATGCAGTCGCCGCTCGCGTTCTGGCTCATGAGCACCGGTGCGCTCGCGGTCACGGCCCTGCTCTTCGGCGCGCTGCTGCGGTGGACGATGCGGCGCTCAGCGCGGCGCTAG